The sequence ATCGCGCGGAACGAGGCGACCCGCTCGACGATCAGCAGCGTGTGGTCGAGCACGTCGCGGAGGCTGCGCTGGAGCTCCAGGTCGACGCCGTACTTCTCGGAGCCCTTCTGCAGGCCGTCGAGCATCTTGACCAGCGGCACGACCGCCCGCTGGAAGTTGATGACCTCGCGCGAGAGGTTGTAGATGCGCTCCGAGAGGCCGGTGCTCTCCTCCGAGAAGAGGTCGTTCTCGATCTCGTCGATGTCGTTCTCGAGGCCGGCGATGACCGGCTCGTACTCGTCGACGACCTGGTCGAGGATCGCGTAGAGCACGGCCTCCGGCCCCTGGGCGAGGAGCTCGGGCGCCGCCTCCATGCGCTGCCGGACCTTCATCAGGTCGGGCGACTCGGCGTGCCGGATCGTGACGACGAACTCCGGCCCCAGGAAGATGTGCAGCTCGCCGAACTCGACGACCTCCTCCGCGTCGACGTAGCGGGCCGGCCGCAGGACGGCGAACAGGATCTCGTCGTACCGCTCGAGCTTGGCCCGCTGGTGGCCGAGCAGGGCGTCCTCGATCGCGAGGGGGTGCAGCTCGAACTCGTGCGCGACGGAGCGGATCTCGTCGGGGCTGGGGCGGTACAGGCCGATCCAGCCCATGCCGTCGTTGTCGTGCATCAGGCGGTAGGTCTCGTCGAGACTCCGGGGATTCTCGATGCGTGTTCCGGCGACGTAGACGCCGTTGTCGATCAGGGGCATGAGGGCAGGATGCCCGGTGCGGGTGAACGTTTCAGGTCAGGCGCGCCGCCGGACGATCGCCGCCGCGAGGAACGCCGCGCCGGCCACGACCTCGAGGGTCCAGTAGACGGGGCTGGTCGATCCGAGCAGCGTCACCAGCCCGTACGCGCCCTCCGCGACGAGGACGGTGCTCAGGATCGCGACTCCCCCGATCCGCCTCGCGTGCCGGGGCGATCGCGCGAGGCTCGCGGCGACGCCGATCACCGGGCCAGCGAAGAGGCCGATGAGGGTCCAGCGCGACGAGAACGGTGCCGCGTAGAAGTAGCCGCGCCAGCCGCTGACGAGCCCGTAGGCCTCGACCATCGCCACGAAGGCGAGAGCGCCGAGCACGGCCGCGAGGGCCGGCCGGGCCCGGACCAGCCAGACGAGCAGGAAGGCGAACAGGCTCCAGCCGCCCGAGGAGTTCGCGAGCGAGGTGAGCCAGGAGGGGAGGTACTGCTGGCCGAGGCTCGTGAGGCCGCCCACGAGGAGGGCGCCGAGCACCACGACGGCGGCGGCTGCGAGGCCCGAGGGCAGAGCTCGGGCGAGGGCGGGTCGCCGGGCTGCGGAGGTGTCGAGTGGGGTCACCCGAGCAGGCTAGGTCGCCGGGGCCGCCCGGCTCGTCCGTCTCGGGATCGGACGCCGTAGTCCTCCGGGTGGACCTGCGCCCTCGACCGACCGGCGACGGCGGGTACGCTGCGAGGACACTTCGACAGCCAGGGGGGCAGCCATGCTCGACCACTCGTCCGGGACGCCCTCGTCGGCGCTCCGAGCCGTCGCCCTCAGCTGCCTGGCCGTCTCGCTCCTGGCGGTCACCGGCTGCTCCTCGACCCGGCCGTCGACCGGCGCGGAGACGACGGGTGCGGTCACGC is a genomic window of Frondihabitans peucedani containing:
- the corA gene encoding magnesium/cobalt transporter CorA; this encodes MPLIDNGVYVAGTRIENPRSLDETYRLMHDNDGMGWIGLYRPSPDEIRSVAHEFELHPLAIEDALLGHQRAKLERYDEILFAVLRPARYVDAEEVVEFGELHIFLGPEFVVTIRHAESPDLMKVRQRMEAAPELLAQGPEAVLYAILDQVVDEYEPVIAGLENDIDEIENDLFSEESTGLSERIYNLSREVINFQRAVVPLVKMLDGLQKGSEKYGVDLELQRSLRDVLDHTLLIVERVASFRAILDNALTVHATIVTRRQTDQSIQQNEEVKKISSWAAILFTPTLIASIYGMNFTHMPELKWEFGYPFAILLMIAAGFGLYWVFRKRRWL
- a CDS encoding DUF6518 family protein, whose translation is MTPLDTSAARRPALARALPSGLAAAAVVVLGALLVGGLTSLGQQYLPSWLTSLANSSGGWSLFAFLLVWLVRARPALAAVLGALAFVAMVEAYGLVSGWRGYFYAAPFSSRWTLIGLFAGPVIGVAASLARSPRHARRIGGVAILSTVLVAEGAYGLVTLLGSTSPVYWTLEVVAGAAFLAAAIVRRRA